TTGAGGAATTAGCCCTCAGATAACCATGGAAATCACATCGCAATTTGTAAACAGTGGTCCAGAAGCActcagagtttttattttttattatcattagtTTATAAATCAAAGCAATAACAGGAAAATTATCGCTGAGTTATCGCTGCCTTGAAACAAATGTTAGAGAACCACCACCGACAGATGTATgtgatcattttaattatatttaggTATGGATGCAGTagcacatttaattttttttacacaacatAAACATGAAACTGACGCTGTTAACTTCAAACGTTTCAGTGTTCTGGCGCATATTATTAATTTTTGTCACTGAAACAAAGCTCAAAGCTGAAACCCTGCAGTAGTGGCTTAAGGACAACTTCGTCAATAACCTTTTCATGTGCTCCTCATGACGTCATTTGTCTTAACTCTTTCCACACTTATAGGGTATGTGAAAGGCTTGCCTGCTTCTgttatttgctttcttttttggaAGAAAGTCTTGCTCTTATGTGAACTACTCAAAAGATCTTTCTAACAAATAAagatttagatattttttgttAACGGCTTCACTGAACATCACTGTGTGATTTGGTGGATCAGACctgccaaaataaatattttcacatcaACATCTCTTAACAAAACAAGGTTATAATATTAATAAGGACAGATAGTATGCAAACATTTTACTATGTTGTTATTGATCCAAAATGATACCATCCtgttattgtgaataaaaaaagctttgaaTCTAAATATCCTGCAGACTTAAATGTCTTCTGTCAGAGATGAAGAGGGGAAAGGAGGCAGGAGACCAAGTTGATGTTATAATAAATGAGCCTTTGAGAAAGTTTATTAGGGAAAATCAGGGTTGCATTTAGATGCTTATTCTTTACATGAGAAAAGATGTAAACTACATCTACGAAAACAGACCATACACAAATTTAATACAACCCCATAAAAATTGGCTATATCGTTAAAATTGGCTATACAAATCCAATGAGCaaaatttaaatgacaaaaagccTCACCAATCATTCAAGAATGGACACCAACCTCTTTGTATCTGAATATCTTCATGTTTCATTCTACATGGGTCTGGATCACTCCTTCTTTTTAACAATTCtatttttcttcacaaaatcGTGTCACACTGAATTAGCTTCACTTGAAGGATTATAAGAATTATTCTTGTATGTCTCTCTGTGGTATGGAGGAACAGATCTGCAAACTatttaagtacattttcatattaacaactttcaaaaaacgtTGCAATAAAAAAGGTTAAATCTTAGAACTAATGTCACAGTTAAACTATATTTGTTAAAGTATAATggtaaattatacattttctgttacTTTTTACTAGacaaataccatggttaacTTTCAAAGGTACACTTCATAAATAGTATTAATGCATTAAAGTAgcttgtacatttataaaataggCTAATAAGGTTAAACAAATGTACATAATTTTGGctgattttggaaaaaaaactttacatcgGGCTCTGTATAATGATACAGCACAAGCCGGTCAATTTTCCTTCTGTTTCGTGACATTGatattttaattattctttattatCACAAAAATTAGGCTTGAGTAACAgtgataaaaagataaaaagatgTCGATAGACATTTCCTAGATTCTAGAACGCGTTATGGTTTTCCTCTGCAGTGCGTATTTGGAGTTTCCGCACGAGAGCGCcatctggctttcggatgcagcagcattttcctgtacttcactcaaaagctgTCCATAAATCACTTGAGATTTTCTCTGACAGCCCTACCGTCAGgattataatataatgcaatataatgttaatatattataCTACTGAAAACTATAAAGTTTAGTCTCAACCTCACAAAACTTTAGTTAGCTTTAGCTAACAGTTAGCTTAACTAAAAGCTGGAGACCCTTGCCTCATCCGCAACAACACTCCGGGTAAGCAAATTATGGAAAGATATGATGCATGGCTAAAATACAATGCTTAAAAAATCCAGTCAATGTTGAAGTGAGGTTACTTGTGATGTAGTATGTTCACAGCAAATATGAGTGTACAATGTGATATTCGAACTAAACGGGGGAAAAATCCCTAGCGCTGTCCCAAATGACATCCTTAAACATCGCAAGGCACAATGCGTATGAATAAAAATCAACTTGTACATTGTACATTTAATGTAGTGTTGTCCAGCAATATATTAGAGAGGAAAGTTTTGCATGATCAGCCTCTAAACCATGCCTACCATCCGCTACCTTAGCGAAACGTCGACTGTTGTTGAGTGCGTGAAGTGTCCATGTTCAACACTTCATATTTTGGGTTGAAGAAGTGCATCATCCGGGTCATTAAAGCGCACTTATTTTTTGAagattttcaatgtgaacgcactactcacactatttatactacTAAAATGGCAAAGAATACTGCATAAGTACTTGATTTGGGACGCAGCTACTCGCTTTGTAATCTGGCGAACGTAATCCCTATTTACTTGAATTACTCACTTTCTAGCGTGTTttacagatgatttaaataaagacCTTTGggcataaaaaattaagaaatactatacaataaacataagataaagatagagagagtgaagctatgtgtgtatgtaaatatgtacaagtaaaaaaattgaatagaCTCTTGTAGTACAATGTATGtgctatatacagcagaatgaaatataatttacagaaatagttgtataaaaatagacaGTGTATTATCTGTAGGATATAATTAATATAGCACTTTAtctattattattgcacagagttttattattattaatattaaaaatgtatcattattGCACAGTGTTGCTAGCAGGAAATTCATACGGTTAATGAAGGGCTCAGTGTCAAGGAATCACAGCGACACCTAGCGTGTTTAAGCCCTATAACACCTTTACATTTCAGGCATTTGTCTAGGCATTaggctttatccaaagcgacttacattgatTTATcccatacattttacataggtttttgcaatcccctgggctcgcacccacaaccttgctttgttaatgtaatgctcataccactgagctacaggaaagcgtcATGCATCACCATCACCACACATTCATTTTGGACTATTTTCAATTTACGTACAGCTACAAAAAACATACTTACACAGGAATTAAGTGATTCTGATttgatggatttttttatatggCGAAAGACAACCATCACTGACAGGCGTTTGTGAATATTTCCAATCAATTACACACAATGTGTCAGTAACTTTACAGCTGTGGCACTTGGATTGAGTGTATTACTATTATTGTCACAAATTAATTCTTAAGACTGATGACTTCATATTTACATGCAGATGAGAATTGTGAATATAATATAACGATTCTAAGAAAACAACAAGATTTAGTCACTCTGCTTCACATCTAAATCCCCATCTTTAAACAGCTTTGTACTTCAATACATTACAGTTTGCACTGtagattttattaattatatctTAATTAAAGATCATTAATAAAGCTCTGAATTACTTTGTGACCTATATGGATTAAacgcaaaaagaaacaaacaagcGCTTTTTTTTACTGGACTTTGATGTCAATGTTGGGTGTCTGACACAGAGACATAGataaattttaaatattcagtttattcaaatattattataaaaaaataaacattgcaaatattaaatcaaaagagGTCTGGGCAATGCTTTTTAGACTCATTTGTGAATtgaattttaaacaataatctcATTTATGTCTATATTATAACACAGGTTGCAGCTAAAAATCATTACTGCTCTACTGAAGAAataatgtcaacattttgattggttgattAACAGCAAATCTACATTTTAGAGTGAAAACTCTCTCCACACTGAAGGCATGTTCATGAACCCTGTCCAGTGTGGATTTTCTTGTGCAACTCTAGACTAGTTTTTTGTATGAAACTCTTTCCgcactgaggacatgtgtatGGGCGCTCTCCGGTGTAATGATATTACCGTAAATACTGTTAAACGGGCCGCAAACTCTTTCGTTGACCGATATTGCCTTAATGATAGTTATACACGCGCACTCCCACTTGTCCGCAGTCAAAAACGAGATCGCTGATGTTTCATGATTACAACTGAAATCCCGCGGTCtgactttttattatttatttttatattattagatGTATTAAATGGTGAGAGATGTTAAACAACCACAAAGGACAGgtgtttgtgaatattttttataaattatacagAATCTATCAGTCACACAGGGATTCAGTGTGTTATTatcttaaagggagagttcaaccaaaaatgaaagttctgtcaacatttactcacactcaggttgttccaagcctggatacatttctttgttctgctgaacacaaacaaagatatttggaagagagtcagtaaccaaacagatatcattTCCAATTGTCTCCCACACAGTATGTATTTTCCCTACTCTGCCAGTAAATCGGGGGACGGGatgtgtttggttactgacattcttccaaatattgtcCATTGCATTCAGCAGAACTTAGAAATGTGTAGAGATTTGTACctgaaggcgagtaaatgatgacaacattttcatttgtgggtaaactatccctttaagactgaTGACTTCATGTTTCGTGCAGGTGAGAActgtgaatataaaataaagattctaaGAAAACAACAAGATTTAGTCACTCTGCATCACATCTAATTCCCCATTTGTAACTAGCTTTATCcttaatacagtacattttgCATTGTAGAGCATAAATATAGCTCTGAATTACTGTGTGACCTAAATGCATTGGAAGCATGGAGAAACAAACTCATGATTTTCTTACTCTTATGGTAACAACTCTTTCCGCGTTAAACGCATGTTCGAAGACACTCAAGTGTGAATTTTCTTGTGCAACTCTAGACTTGCCTTTTgtttgaaactcttttcacaaTGAGGACATGCGtacgggcgctctccagtgtgaactctcctGTGTCCCTCAAAATTACTTTTgcttgtaaaactctttccacactgaggacatgtgtatgggcactctccagtgtgaattctcatatgCGTCTCAATATTTGATTTCTgtatgaaactctttccacactgagaacATACgtatgggcgctctccagtgtgtaTTCTCATGTGATCCGCAAGCGCTGATTTGCGTTTGAAACTTTTTCCACACTGAGAACATGTGTATGGCCGCtcttcagtgtgaattctcacGTGTGCTATAAGATTATTTTCCTGTgcgaaactctttccacactgaggacacacaaacgggcgctctccagtgtgaattcgcATGTGCTGCTCAAGCGTTGTTTTGCGTTTGAAAccctttccacactgaggacatgtgtatGGCCGCtcttcagtgtgaattctcatgtggacATTAAGATGATTTTTCTGtataaaactctttccacaagGATGGCATgtgtatgggcgctctccaTTGTGAATTCTCACATGCTTTTTAAGTGATGATTTCCAtttgaaactcttttcacattGAGGACATGTGTATGGGCGCTTTTCAGAGTGAATTCCCAAGTGCACCTTAAGCGATGATTTCCTTGTCAAACTTTTTCCACATTGAGGACACGGGTATCCGCGCTCTTTACTGTGAATTTTCATGTGCACCTCAAGATGACTTTTCtgtttgaaactctttccacactgagggcagGTGAAAGGCTCGTCTTCTTTCCtcctttgatttatttttgaagaGAAAGTCTTGTTCCTCTGCAAACTACTGGACATTTCTAGCAATACAAGATTTGAGGTTTATTCATTCATGGCTTCACTAAACATATCTGTGTGGTACGGTGGACAACACCtgccaaaataaatacatttttaaatttacaacacaatattttaacaaaaaaaaggcATCCACATTTGCATACTACTTGTCCTAAATTAAATGTACGTCAGTACATCAGTATGGGCCAAATCATAGTATGTTCATGttgaaataatgaattaagaaaTACTTCAAGGTGAGCTTAAATTTAATGTGGGTAACTGTTAACCACGTTCTTAGCGTGTAGATCACAATGCGTATATATTGCTTTGCTGCTATACACCAAAAAGTAAGTACTTTTTCATAGAAAACAATGCTTTAACGTTATAAGTAGGGATCaatgttgggtaagttactctgaaaaagtaattaattactagttactcattacatattcaatagtgtaattagattactgtccacattactctgtccaaaaagtatttagttactcattactaattactttctatatcctacatcgacctttattagttaattgatttaagaatatacatgaaacagcttattgaattcattcaaataataatattaactgaccaaagtactacaaatgtgagaattatcattaaagcacagattttaaagttagactttgaattttgaagtcaattacgctattgcacacgtatatatttaacaaagtatttagtttaattaaatcaaaagtaactgtatttaaaatacagaaaacatatgagtaatcccttactttacttttttcaagagaaaagtaattaaattacagtaactaattacttagtaactagttacacccaacactggtagGGATGTTAGTTGAGGACACAACATGAATTACGCATGACCATTGCCAGCgtgacttgagcaggatgtaaaggattggtaaggttttattaaaaatatattatgttaaatagttaaaaactacaGCTAAccgttttaccttttatatacgacgttataaagacaattaacaaaaatgtatatacatcaTACGgagtttgtgtgagaaagaaacaagctcgcattacagcagggaatggtaacataataaaaagcGCGAGCGCTTCATGATCAACCAGTGTTTCGCAACATCTCTtcgcgactcaacaaagacaataaaccccaaataaatactaaacaaaaatacattataaacactagatttgttgcctctagttggaacattactgattattaggactaatgttgtcttttttcatgttCCGCGAGTGTCTGAATTTGCAGATcgcaaacacacaacaaactcgcgttagtccgtaacaaagtcttttacaatgaaaaatgcAGCGAAGTTTTAATGGTAGGAATGGCcccatttttaaacaaagttttcgCGCATAGCCGGTCTTAATATCTCTACCAGGTCTCATCTTTTGGCAAACAACGAGTCTTTCTTTTCCCAACTAAACACACAGTGTCTTCGCGGCATggacacgaggcgtttcaggcagggtTCGCATAcccttttagataaaatgcatcttttttttttattttagcagttctacatgtctaatacatgaatGTACATGTAGTAATACAtggggcaacttataacacaccaaagtcaaagaaaaacacgtactcgtgccatatgacccctttaacaaataACCTTTATTATGTATTTGCAGAAGGCTAGTAGAGGTCTTTATCGTTGAATACAATTGATAAACATACGACCGTGATTTAGTATCATCTATAACAgttaaaataacctgaaaaaaaaaacattgtgtattTTTACCTTCAAAAATCTGCTCGGTTAGCGCAGCTTCTCTGTTGTTGCTGATGTTACCGTAAATACAAGCGTACATGTGCCACACACTCTTTCATTGGCCTAATATTACCGCAATGACAGCTATACACGCGCAATTGCACGCGTCCACAGTGAAAAACGCGATCGATACAGATCACACAGCTGTCTCATGATTGACAGCTCAAATACTGCGTTTGGTCTGTTGATGAGGCCTATCAATATTGAATGTGAGGCAGCTCTGAGCAAAAAAGGTGAGGAGGCTTGAAGAATAATTgttaaatttgtaaatatacacAAGTTAGTAGTGCACACTACAAATTAAGTGCAAATAATGAGGAGCAGAGGCTTATTTTTGAGCAAACTGTTGCACATCATTGTTTCctgtcttccaaatatctttcatcagattttttctttatagATTTTCCACAACATAAGCGTGAGTAACTGTAGACCGAACTTTCATGTTTGGGTgtagtatccctttaatgtgatCCACATTGGCTAAGCCATAGACTTCATGCCGCctcccttttaaaataaaatgcttttctaCATGACAGAGGAGAGAAATCATTCTATGGTAATTATGGTATCAAATACACGTTATtatgcaaataaacatacacatacattaaaaaGTAATGGCTGTAATCATTGAATTACAAATACTGTGACAGAAGACCTAAACtactgtgcaaaaataaaaatttgtgcATAAATTCTTCAATTCATGCATAACTTACAACGCCCAAGTGTAAGCATCATTTTATAGACTGTTTGATCTGGAGAGTGTCCTCTTATATTTTCCGTAGCACTTAAACATGAGTCAGGGAActcatgaatattcatgtttGTTAGGTCCAGCATCAAAGAAAATCTAGGAACCTAATATTTCCGAACACCCCGTGGATGTATGAGGCTATAGACCTCAGCGTGCCTTCCCTTTGGAACTGCAGATAATGTCGTTGAGAGGTCCAGCCAGTGCTTGGGCTTGAACCCAATTGAACATCTCTGTAGAAATCTGAAAATGTCTTTCTAGTGATGGTCATTCAATCGAGTTCAAGGGGATCTGAGGAGGAATAAAAATAGCCAAATGCAGATGTGTACCATTACCACACTGAAGTTATGTTCATGGATGCTCTCCATCATGAATCCTCATGTGCCGATTTATTGTTGGTTTGcatttgaaactctttccacactgaggacatgtatatgggcgctctccagtgtgaattcttaTGTGCactttaagattatttttcagtttaaaactcttttcacactgaggacatgtgtacGGGCAATCTACAGTGTGAATTCCCATGTGCTTCTCAAGCGTCGTCTTCTGTTTAAAACCCTTTTCACACTGTGGACATACatatgggcgctctccagtgtgaattctcatatgCGACGCAagattagatttatttttgaaactctttccacaccgAGGACATAtgtatgggcgctctccagtgtgaattgtCATATGTGCTGCAAGATTTGAATGATctttgaaactctttccacactgaggacatgtgtatggacgctctccggtgtgaattctcatgtgtccCTCAAACTGACTTTTGCgtttgaaactcttttcacaaTGAGTACATGCGTATGGGCGCTcaccggtgtgaattctcaaaTGTGCCTTAATATTTGATTTATCTCTGAAAATTTTTCCACACTGGGGGCATGTGTATGGGCACACCCCGGTGTCAGTTCTCATGTGGCCCTCAAAATGACGTATGtatttgaaactctttccacactgagggcagATGAGAGACTTGCCATCTTCTGTGATTTGCTTTCTTTTTGTTGGGAATATCTTGTTCTTCTGCCCACTACTTGAAGACATTACTAGCATAACAAGATTCTGGGGATTCTGACACGGATGTTTCTCCCGAACTTCATTCAGGGCTTCGCTGATCTTGGCTGTGTGGTATGGTGGAACAGATCTGCCAAAATagatacattttcaaatgaataactcttaacaaaatattttaaaaagaaggtTAAAACATTAACTGGGACGGATACAAATTGGGGtaaagttttcagtttaaaccACTTAACATGCACCAGGCCCATGGaaaaggtgttttatatcatgtttgcatttttattacctttgttttacattatcaTTCTATcaactttttatacttttacaaACTAtgcatcatttgaaagctgaaacACTCGACATTTATGTTCTGAACATGCTTGCTTAAATGTGAGGGGTAAATGCCGTGTACAAGACACCTCGACAGTGAGATATTTCCCAGCAAGAACATAGAAGTAATGTCTGGATTTActaacatttaatgtattaaaacattacaagtatctaataacattaaaagagcacAGTTCCATACAAATGCAAACAGCGTTTCAAGAGTCACACTTCATAAATAGTAGTACGTGTGTTTATAAGTTACACAGtcaaacaaattatttcaaaCGTGGCTA
This region of Triplophysa dalaica isolate WHDGS20190420 chromosome 7, ASM1584641v1, whole genome shotgun sequence genomic DNA includes:
- the LOC130426578 gene encoding gastrula zinc finger protein XlCGF8.2DB-like is translated as MSSSLQRNKTFSSKINQRRKEDEPFTCPQCGKSFKQKSHLEVHMKIHSKERGYPCPQCGKSLTRKSSLKVHLGIHSEKRPYTCPQCEKSFKWKSSLKKHVRIHNGERPYTCHPCGKSFIQKNHLNVHMRIHTEERPYTCPQCGKGFKRKTTLEQHMRIHTGERPFVCPQCGKSFAQENNLIAHVRIHTEERPYTCSQCGKSFKRKSALADHMRIHTGERPYVCSQCGKSFIQKSNIETHMRIHTGECPYTCPQCGKSFTSKSNFEGHRRVHTGERPYACPHCEKSFKQKASLELHKKIHT
- the LOC130426579 gene encoding gastrula zinc finger protein XlCGF7.1-like; its protein translation is MLVMSSSSGQKNKIFPTKRKQITEDGKSLICPQCGKSFKYIRHFEGHMRTDTGVCPYTCPQCGKIFRDKSNIKAHLRIHTGERPYACTHCEKSFKRKSQFEGHMRIHTGERPYTCPQCGKSFKDHSNLAAHMTIHTGERPYICPRCGKSFKNKSNLASHMRIHTGERPYVCPQCEKGFKQKTTLEKHMGIHTVDCPYTCPQCEKSFKLKNNLKVHIRIHTGERPYTCPQCGKSFKCKPTINRHMRIHDGEHP